The Meles meles chromosome 6, mMelMel3.1 paternal haplotype, whole genome shotgun sequence DNA segment gggggggggcgacacctcctccctcctcattAGGACTCTGCCAATTAGGCAGAAGTGACATAGGGGCCCCCAGGGACCTCGCCCCAGTCCCCAGGCATGAAGTCATTGCTCTCGGGCCGATGACATCTTTGTAGGAGAAGGCAAAACAGGTGTGGGTTGGAGGTGTAGTCTTAGGCCCCTTGGGCTATTGGACCTGCTGTTCTGAGTTTTCTTCTAGGTCTGATTTGCCCTGGGCTTGTCTGTAGAGACACAGGGGAGCTGTGTGCTCACCTGCACACAGGGCGGGTGCACACGGGGGTGGGTCCTCCGAGTGGACCCCAGCCTCACACCCATTCGCCTGTGTCCCTGGCAGACCCGCAGTTCATCAAGGCTACCATCGTGCACCAAGACCAAGCCTATGACGACAAGATCTATTACTTCTTCCGGGAAGACAATCCTGACAAGAACCCCGAGGCCCCTCTCAATGTGTCCCGCGTGGCCCAGCTGTGCAGGGTGAGTGGGTGGCAGAGTGGGCAAGAGTGTATCTTTGCCTATGGATGAGTGAGCAACTGTGTGAAAACACACCCAGGTCAGGGGTCATACGTCTTTGCATGAAGGAGCGTGCGGGATGTGCAAGTGAGTCTGGTGTGGGGTTGTGGAAGCCGATGGGTGTGCACGGGAGGGTCTGTGAGGGGGCAGAGGTGGTGGGGCTCGTGTGCATGCCTGACGGTGCATACATGTGTGATTTCACATGGCGAGTGAGCGTGTTTGTGAGTGTGGAAGTGCATTTACGTGTGTGTTTCCCGTGACTGAAGGCTCTGGGATGTGCGTCTGGGGCacacatgtgagtgtgtgtgtgcaaacacATGTCCGAGCTGCTCTTCTCTGTGGGGACCTGGCACTTGGAGCCTGTGGGTCTGCACCGCCAGCCCTGTGCCCTGGATCAGCAAGGCCTGTGGCTGGCGCCTGGTGCCAGCACGCAGCTGGAGAGGACAGGCCATCTAGGCCTGGCACCTGGCAGGGGATGGCGTCGCAGCCCCTCTTAGGGCTTCCGTGCCTGCTCTGAAGGCCGGATGCTGGCATTCCTGGCAGCCGGGGCTGGGGCTGAGGGGCTCTTCCTCCTCTTTACCCTTTCAGGGGGACCAGGGTGGCGAGAGCTCCCTGTCGGTCTCCAAGTGGAACACCTTCCTGAAGGCCATGCTGGTGTGCAGCGATGCATCCACGAACAAGAACTTCAACAGGCTGCAGGACGTCTTTCTGCTCCCTGACCCCAACGGCCAGTGGAGGGACACTCGAGTTTACGGCGTTTTCTCTAACCCTTGGTGAGTGACCCTCACTGGAGCTGGGCCGGTAAAGCGGCCAGTGGGGCTCGGAAGGCTTGGGCCCTGCTGAGGAGAAGGCTCACTGGGCACAAGTGCACAGGGCTGGGGGAGAGCCCGTGCTTAGGGAGAGGTGAGTGCTGGCATGTTTGTGAGTCTGTGCACACAGGTGTGCGTGCACGTGCTGTGGGCATGCTTATGGTTGCACCTGTGCCTGTGTGTCCCCTGGCCGTGTGCTcagagtgggggctggggcaCTGGGAAGAGGCAGCCCGGCGCTATCACGCCTTCTCAGGCATGGTCTGCACCCGATCATTCACACCTCTTAATCACTCTGGTTGATTGAAAACAAGGCAGGCGCAAGTGCGGGTTGGGTGTGTGCAGGGCCAAGCTGGGGAGCCCAGGCTGCAGCTCTGTTGCTCGGGTGCTGGTAGACCTGGCGTGGCTGGGCAGGGGACGGGAGTCTGGCCTCCTTGGGTGGCAGCAGGCTGCAGCTGGGCCCAGAGAGGCTGGAGGGACCACCTAGCTGGAAGGCACGCACTGGGATTTCTCCGGCCTGGGGTGGTTGGAGGGCGGGGTTAGCCTCTGAACTTGGTGATTCTGTGACAGAACACAGGTTGGGGTCTTCGATTACAGCAGAAAGAAATGTGGTTGAActtgcctctctcccttctctcttccctccctcctttccctccttccttctcccctgcttgcctccctccttccttcactgGTGTTTGAGAATCTTAGGCACTAGGCTTGACCCCGGGATAGTCCCTGTCCTCCCAGAGCTTACAGCCTGGGGAACTTGGTTATGCCCTTGtctggggctgggctggcctgggtgcatgggggtggggaggtcccAGGTCCCCCACTGAGGTGTTCTCTCTGTCCCCCAGGAACTACTCGGCCGTCTGTGTATACTCGCTTGGGGACATTGACAAGGTCTTCCGTACTTCCTCACTCAAGGGCTACCATGCGAGCCTTCCCAACCCTCGGCCTGGCAAGGTAAGCTGATCCCCCAACAATGGCCCGGGCTCAGACCCACCTCCCAGCTGCACCACTAACCCAGACCTGTCCTCCTTGCCCAGTGTCTCCCAGACCGGCAGCCCATCCCCACGGAGACCTTCCAGGTGGCTGACAGTCACCCTGAGGTGGCACAGAGGGTGGAGCCCATGGGGCCTTCGAAAGCGCCACTGTTCCACTCCAAGTACCACTACCAGAAAGTGGTCGTTCACCGCATGCAGGCCAGCCGTGGGGAGACCTTCCACGTGCTCTACCTAACCACAGGTAAGGGGCCACCCTGGGACCTTCGGACCTGCTTTGTAAGAATGGGTACGAAGGGCGTAAAGAATAACATAACTAACATCTGGTTAGATCTTCACACCTGGAAAGAAGATTTGATTTGTCGACAGCTCTCAGGGGTTAGTATGCGTGGCTGTGGAAGAGTCAGGCAgggagggcttcttggaggaggtgggggaagatgGAAGAGGAGAGGGTCTCCCAGGATGGGAGAAAAGCAAGCGTGAGGGTTCAGAGGCAGAAATGTAGCAAGTCTGAGCCAAGATGGGTATAGCTTTGGTCCAGATGTCTGACCCAGGGAAGATGGCAGGAAGAAATGTGGAAAATCAGGAGGAAGGACTGGGTCACCGGTATTCCGTGGGCCTCTGCCAGGCAGAATGAGGAAATTGGGCTCTCTCCGTGTCTGTGGGACTGTGCAGGTACGGGGAAACATTTGATGGGGGATGCCAAGAATTTGGTGAGACATGAGGAAGGACTTACAGACAGCAGAGACTTACAGAgtctcttgctttttttccttttttaaaatattttatttatttgagagagagcacaagtgggcacaagcaggagacatggcagatagagagggggaagcaggctcccagctgagcagggagctggatgtggggctcgatcccctgagatcatgacctgagctgaaggctgatgcgtaactgactgagccacctaggcaccccccctCCTTTGCAGAGTGTTACAAAGAACCACAGAGGGAACTTCCGTGGGGGGTCATGGTTTTGCTGACCCCAGAAGCCCTGGGAGATACCCGTTTTCTGGGAAGTCATCAGCTGTGAACAAGCCAGCCTCGGGCTGAGTTTCTGGCAACTTCTTGGTCCCAGTCTGTGGGCAGAGGGGCTCCTGGAGCAGGCATGGAGATCAGTGTGGGCAGAGGCCACAGCCTTCCTTAAGACCGAGTGCTGGTGCCATGAGAAAGGGCAGGGTCTCCCCAGGGGCCTCGCACCTCTGGGGCCACACAGTCAGGGCCTCAGGCGCCTGTCCTCAGtaaccgccccctcccccgccacatGGCTTCCTCTATTTATTGCTTCACCTTGTGGCTTTCTCAGGGCCATGGTGACCTTCGTGGCTGTTTGACTTCTGGAAGCCTCGGGGAGAGGAATTCCCCAAGGGGCCTGGCTTCTGGGTCCTGCGACCTCGCTTCTTTACTCCTCCTTTCATCCTGGCTGTACCCATGCACCCCGTCCCTGCTCTGCTCAGCCGTGGCTGGCAGGGCGCTGGGGTGCAGGAGAGGAAGGGTCACACAGTgcaggactgagagcaggagacagGACAGGAAAGCTGCATGGGGCCATGGGCTCGTCTCCTGCAGACCCAGGAGGCGAGTGCACTTGAAGGATGAGGCCGTTGTCCCAGTTTATCCGTGAGGGCCATTGGAGAGGTACCATTTTGGAGCCTGCAGCAAGAAGGATGGGGGCCAGATAAGAAATAGAACTTTCTGAGCCCTCTGCAGAGAGTGGGAGGCTCTCACACCTGGGAGAAGTTAGGGGAGGCACTCATGGGGCTGCCATGGAGGCGGCGGAGGGCAGTGTGGGCGTGAAGGCAGCGGCAATGCTGGGGGCTTGTCAGGACAAAGCAGCGTCTGGGCACATCTCGGAGCCTGCAGAGGGGGATCATAGACACATAGAGGAACATTCTAGGCGGGTGATCATCTGATCATCTGACTGCTTTTTTGGGGCAAGTGATGCCCTGGGAaattgggaaggagggagagggagggaggctatTCTCAAAACTGGGACAGAAGGTGAGTTGGGAATGGGAGGACCCCGGGGTCAGAATGCCCATTAGTCCCCGACAGGTATGAATGGAGACAGCACAGCCTCAGAGGCAGGCAGCCTGGTTCTGACCTTGGAAATCTCCATGTGGCATCTAACGTCCTTTTCTGatgaaagattttataaaaaatttttaaaatccccaaAGATTAAATGCAATGTAGACTCCTAGATTGGATTCTGGAACAGACAAaggacattagtggaaaaaccccaaaaatccaaataaagtctgtCATTGAGGTGATCCTAATGTCCCAGTCTCAATTGCTTCATTGTGACCATGTACCACAATTACGTAAGATAGTAACgttgggggaaactgggtgaagggtATTCGGgaactctgtactatctttgcaacttttctgtaaagctaaaaatattccaaaatgaaaagTGTATTTAAAGCAAACAACCCCAACGAGTCCAGGAAGCAGGGAAGTCATAGAAGGAGTGGAGGGGTGGGGTTCTGACGTCTCTGGGTTCCAGTCaccggctgtgtgaccttgagctaaGTTGCTCagcctttctgagcctcatttcCTCCTCCCAGAATTGGGAAGATAATACCCGCCTCTTAAGGGTGTTTAATCTTAAGAGGTTAAGAGGCACTGAGCGGTGCGCGAGGCTAAGGCACAGAGGATCCACACGTACCGTGGACAGTACCGAGGTTTTGTTCTTCATGCCCCAGCTGCCCTTGCCGCCTTGGGGAGCTTTGGGCCTCCTGGGGTGGCCTCTGTGGCCCAGCCTCTGAAGCTCCCTGagtcacccccaggctcccacatCCCTCCTTAGTCATACTCTCCTTGCCCCGTCCCGACCCACTCCTGTGACCCTCACCTGAGCCCCGACTGCCCAGTCATCCTCCACATGTCTTTGCTGCTTGGCCCTGCCCAGAGGGAGGCTGCCCGGCTCTGGAGTGGAACGCCCGCCCACCGGCCCACTgaccctctgcccctcacccccagacAGGGGCACCATCCACAAAGTGGTAGAGTCCAGGGAGCAGGAACGCAGCCTTGTATTCAACATCATGGAGATCCAGCCCTTTCACCACCCAGCTGCCATCCAGGCCATGTCGCTGGACACCGAGCGGGTGAGCCTCCCCTGCCTGCTACAACCAGCGGGGctacctggggggtgggggacagagctCCTTTGCATGTGATTTGCACATCCTTTTAAGAGCCTCTGGGCCCCAGGGCCTGCCAAGGTAGGGCCGGCCTGGTGACTTTGAACTCGGTGCTGGGGCTGGGTGCCCTGGCCTGACCTGAGTCCTGCTCTCCTTCTAGCGGAAGCTGTATGTGAGCTCCCAGTGGGAGGtaagccaggtgcccctggatctgTGTGAGGTCTACAGTGGGGGCTGCCATGGCTGCCTCATGGCCCGAGACCCCTACTGCGGCTGGGACCAGGGCCGCTGTGTCTCCATCTACAGCTCTCCAGGGTACGTGGGCCCGAATTCCTTGTCCCGGGGAGCAGGTGAACACGGGAGGAGGGGTGCTGTTGGTGAGTTGCAAGAGgtgcgggggggaggggtgagcGGGTCGGGGGGAACACTGCTGCTGATCCTGGGTAGGGACGAGGATGGGGAAAGGGCCAGACCTGTGGCCTCCTGCCTGCTTAGCTTCTCTCCCCCTTCCAACTCCAGGCCAGTGTTGCAGTCCATTAATCCAAAGGAGCCACACACAGAGTGCCCCAACCCCAAACCAGGTACCCAATCTGGCCCCGCTGGGGCCCCCGTCTGAGATGGGGCAGAACAGTCCTGCAGGGGGGGCACCCTTTGGTCTGGGCTGGTTGTGGAAAGGGGAATGGTGAGGGAGGCAGGGGGGAGTCGGGAGGAGGTGTTCATTTCAAAGCATTGGCCCTGGAGCCCTCGTCAGCAGAGGAGAACACAGCCTGCCTTGGGAgccctgggctccctcctcacaGCTGCCTCCCCCATCCCTTTCCAGACAGTGCCCCACTGCAGAAGGTTTCCCTTGCTCCAAACTCTCGTTACTACCTGAGCTGCCCTGTGGAGTCCCGTCATGCCACCTACTCATGGCGCCACGAGCAGAACGTGGAGCAGAGCTGCGAGCCAGGCCACCAGAGCCCCAACTGCATCCTGTTCATCGAGAACCTCACAGCCCGCCAGTACGGCCACTACCGCTGCGAGGCCCAGGAGGGCTCCTACTTCCGGGAGGCTCAGCACTGGGAGCTGCTGCCCGAGGACGGCGCCACAGCCGAGCACTTGCTGGGCCGTGCCCGGGCCCTGGCCACCTCCCTCTGGCTGGGTGTCCTGCCCACGCTCACTCTTGGCCTGCTGGTCCACTAGGGCCTCCTAGGGCTGGGCATGGTGCAGGTTCCTGCAGCCTCGGGGGCCCCAGAAGAGTCTCCCATCCAGAGCCGGCCAGGTCCGGCGAGCTCCTGGCCCGCTACTTCTTTCCAGGGAGACTGCGTAACCCGATGAAGGACACCAGGCCTGGAGATGGCCAGCCGCAGGCGGCTGCTGGGCCCACGTGGGGCACGGGGGCTGGGGGCCATGGAAGGAAGGCGCTGTTGTGAAGCTGGGGCATTGAGGACTTCAGACTTTATCTTCTGGAGAATACTTTTTGAACACCCCCTCCTCAAACTCGACTAAATGCAGTGATGTCCCCAGCCCAAGAGCCCGTGGGCCAGAGAACGGGGTTTGGAGAGGGAAGCTGGGACCCCGGCTTTGGACCTTGGGGCTGAGGCCTGAGTCCTTCTGGACTCTCCATATCCTgactgccccctcctccctcctcctgctgtgGCCGGGGGTGGCCGCTGTTCCCGCAGGCCCAGGGCTGCCTTCTGCGGCTCCCTCACCAGCCCTGGGTCCCACCAGGCAGCGGCCTTGCATGTTTATTGAAGGATGTTTGCTTTCCGGACGGAAGGACGgaaaaagctctatttttatgtTAGGCTTATTTCATGTATAGCTAATTCTGACTGCATCTGTATGAAAATACCAAAACTacatgctgggggtggggtgggacagggagggactggggaagacatgggctggggtgggggggtcccagTCTGAGGCTCCGGGGACGGGATAAGAGTCTAGGGACAGGCATGGGTTCGCGGAGAGTGGCATGAGCTGGCTCTGCCCTGGGATCCCAGTCTGAGGGGAATATGGTCCCAGACCTGGTATGGGGGCAGTTCTGGGGGGGGGTAGGGTGAGGGAGACAGGGGAGAACGAAGGAGAAACTGAGCCCTAGGTTCACCACATTCATATAGAAGGAGGAGCCAGGTCCTCAGGGGGAGGTTCCAGGACTCTGCCCTTGgcattgggggttggggggcgggggttccCTTCCCCGCCCCTCAGCCCCCTTCCTCAGGGGCTGTGCTTCCATGCTCCTAGTCTcccaccttcagctcaggacatgttATAACTTAGGCTAAACTGTGAATTCCGGTGGGGACAGCCTGGGCCAAGCTCTCTAGGTGCATggctctgcccccagccctgtcCATGGATTTCAGCAGAGAGCCGGGCCCTTCTCTGGCTGTGTCTGGCCAGctcagggcagggcctggggctggtGGCCTTCCAGCTTTGGCCCCTGCATCTCTTCTCAATGCACTTTAATAATGTAACATATTACTAATAAACAGACTATTTATTTACCTGTGCCTGCCTCTTGCCTGCAAAGCCATCCTGGTCggggagacggggtgggggggtggggctccTGCTTAGGACCCAGTACCTCCTGCCTGTGTGAGCATCACACACACTGTCTCTGTCCTTGGAGCCCAGGAAGTGCTCAGCAGTGCTCCTAGCTAATGAGCTAATGAGAGGCACAAACGGGATCCGAACCCACATCTCCCGAGCAGCATCCTGCCTGCCAAGCTGCTGAAGGGAGTTAAGCGGCTCTTCAGAGGGACAGTGGGCCAGACAAGAGCAGGACCAGAAATGGGGGCACCTAGAGGGAGGGATGCAGAGAGAAGGAAACCTGGAGGCCTCCCAGGGCCTTGTCGCCCCTTCATTCCTTTCTCACCTGTCCCTAGAGGTAGGGACACAGGCCTTTTGGGGTCTGTGGAAGATTATCCTGAGCAATAACTGCTGGAAAGGGGGACGTGGCAGATTTGGGACAGGTCCCCTCTCTGAGTCTGAGCCCTGCTTCTGGGCGGCTCTGGCAGACACTCACAGGACTAGAATCACCCACCACCCGTGGCACCCCCTTCCTGTCAGTCCCGGGCCAGCCCCCCTGACTGaagattctgcctctctctttcctccccacaCCCAGCCTCCCCAGGATGACTAAGGCCACGGCAGGTGTTTGGGGCCAGGAGTCTGGGAGAGTGCGGGGGGGACCCGGAAGAGCTCCATGCTGGGGGCAGAGACGTGGGTCCGCTGTTACCCTCGTGATCTGGGAGACCTCGCCTTCCCTGAGACTCATTCTCCTCATATGTAAGAAGGGGCTGGGCCAGGGCTTCCGTGGGACCCCTCTTGCACGCAGTTCTGGGTTCTAAGTCCACCTTCCTTTGTCTTGGAGAACCTCAGAGTCTATGTCTTGGTCTTGTCCGTTTTCCCAGCTCACAGCCAAGCAGCACGAGCGGCAGAGCTCACCCCTCAGGAAGCCCACCTGCCCCACAGtggggggaaggcaggaaggaatggGTTTTAAGGAGCAGGCAGTGCAGAAAGTGTGGGCTCAAGCCCCACCCCCGCCTGGATTGCTGGGTGACTCCCAGCCTGGTCCCTGCTCTCTCTGGACTTCAGGGGGCTCCCTCTTTCCAGACAGGATGCTCTCAGTACCTGGATGGGCCTCTGGGAGAAGCCTGGAGGGACAGAACATACTCCTTTGTTTTTATAGAGGCGCCCACCAGGGCTGGACAAGAGGAAGCCGTGTGCATGGAGGCATGAAATGAGCCCCTGTAAATCCATGTAAATGAGCTAGTGGAGAGAGGGCCGGCCAGGCTCAAGGCTCCTGACCTGTTTTCCCTCCATGAGCAAGAAGCAGAGCAGGCTGTGGATGGTGGTGGACCAGTTGGGCTGTTTGGCTGGGCCCAGAGGCATGGAGATCCCCATGATATTGGGGCACCAACATCAGCCTCTTGGGGCCGGGCGTGGGGGCAGGAGCCAGGCTTGTCCTTCTGTTAAAGACCTAAGACTAAAGACTGTTAAAGACCTAAGCTCAGCTCTGCTGGGGAAGCTAAAGGGAACGAGAGACTCCTTTATAACTCGAAAGGGCCACTGAAGTTTACCCTGCTGGCCTATGTCCTTTGCAGGAAGGCTGCTGCCTTCTAGTCTCTCTGCTGCCTGATGTCCCTGACCCACCATTTACAGCCCTGCACACCCCTGTTTTCTCTATCCGCACCTCCTTCAGTCCCCTACCCACCTTTGCTCTTGTGAGCCTCTCCTCTGGAAGGCAAGGGTAAGGTGATCCCAGGCAGAGATTTCAGAACGACTTTGAATTCTCCAGAAGGCTCCTGAACCATCCCTTCCACCAGTGCCCCCGATGCCTCAGCCTGCTTGGTCCTGAGCTGCcagatggggagggggcagatgAAGCCTTAGGGTGAGTTGGGCCCTGAGGTCCTGGCTAAGGAAGGCACAGCCACTGCCCCTGAGACCCTCAAAGCCTGGTAGGGGAGGCAGAGTTGGGGCTGATTGGCGATGATCCGAGGAAGGAGGTAGCCAACCcatggtggtggttggggggtggTTTGAGTGGGCCTTAGGGGACAAGTAGAAGTCCCTAGGGTGGAGAGGTCACCGAAGAATGGAAGGGGGAACAGCATTTGCAAAGGCCTGGGGCTGTATAAGGGCCCAGAATATCCTGGGCTCGGCTGGAGTAGTGTGAGCTCCAGGAAGGCAGAGACCTCTGTGAGTTTGGGTGACAGCTGAGTCTCCAGCGCCTGGAACAGTGCCTGCAACACATTCTTGTTGAATCTGTGGATAAAAGACGAGAGAGTATCTGGAAGTGCAGTTGAATGACTCTCTCAGTGTCAGTTCCGGGGAGCTAAGGCCCTAGATCTCCACCCTGAAGGTACTAGGGAGCCATTGAAGGATTCTGAGCAGGGAAAGGGTGATGATGTCTCTAATGATGGTGAGGATGAGCGGGGCTTGTTGGGGTTCCAGTTCCCACTGCTcacccctctcccatccccagccATTCCCAGCAGCCTCCGCAGCCCAATTTTAGTCCTTCATTGTCTGGACAGGGCCCTCCCGGCTGGGGTTCCAGCCAGGAGGTCTGTGGGCGTGGGCCGGTGGAGTGGGGCTGCTGTGGCTAACTCAGGCTCCGGAAACGCTTTAATGTTGATATTGGTTAACTCTGGAAGGAAGAGTCcttgggaagaaaacaaaaacaaaaccacattccCAGCGTTGACAGTGGCCATAAGCCAGCCCACGCGAGAGGAAAGAGCACAGAACCACACCCGGGAAGCACTTGTCCTGCTGGCGGGTTGGAGCTCTTCTGTAGGACAGCGCCCAGGCCAGGACTGCTGGACCAGCACCTGAATAAGGTCCCTGAAGGCCTGGCCTCCCACACGGGCAGTTTAGTCAGGTGGGGCCCCAAGAATGGGTTCAGAGGGCTAAGGTGGAGCGGAACGCAGGCTCCGGGTTTGACCTATAACCTTGAACATGTGGGCTAACAGGGCCTGCAACTTTATCCAGCTCATGCTACTGACTCATGCTCACAGCAGACATTACTAATCAATGGCGGCATTTCTTTCTCCTGAGCTCAGTGACCTCGGAATGACTTCTGTAAGAGCTCCCGAGCCCTGGGGATGCTCCCCTGAACTGAGAGGTGTTGTAAGTCTAAAAGACATAATGGATTTTGAAGatgtaaggggggaaaaaagttattaatgcATGGTGACACTGATGACACTTGGAAGTGAAAACATTTTGGCTATATTGGCTCagataaaatatattgtaaaagTTAATATCAGCTGTTTCTCTTAATTTCTACTTAATGTGACTGCAAGAAAACTGAAacgtgtctgtgtggctcagatatttctattggacagcaccGCTGTAGAGTATCTGCTCTGTGAGGACAAGGAacgttgcctttttttttttttaagatttattttatttatttgagggagcaccagtgggggaggggcagagggagagggagaatgttgAGTCGACCCCATGCAGAGCGCAGAGCCCTACTCGGGTCTTGACGcagcaaccctgagatcatgacctgagctgaaatcaagagtcggacgtttaaccaactgagccacccaggcacccttcgctctttttttgtttttttcacagcTAAATCCCCACCTAGATTactgtctggcacatagtaggtgctcaataattgtagaatgaatgaacgaataaaTCCTTGTCAACCCTGCTCTTCAGGGAACCACTGCCAATTACTCCGATGGCACGTCTTTGCCACAGTGAGCTTACGCGACAGCTCTAGGTGCTAAAATCCCCATTGGTGCTTTCCAATTTTACAGCAAGGATCACCTTCTCTGGACTCTCTCAAAACCAGAAGCGGCAGCCGGAGGTGGACTTGGGTGATAGCTCTTCCCCACCACTGACTGTCCTCTGAAAGGGAACTTTTGGTTCCTTCTGATAAAGAAGCAGGGCAGCAAGCAAATGATATGGAAATCACTTCTTAGGGGTAATTTGCCTCCCTGGGGTGTGGGGGATGCTTCCAGTCTACTTCCTGGCCCCAGCCCCTGGTCTCTAGAGACAAAATAGGAAGCTCTGGAACTCCAGGGGCAACTGGGGCCACTTTCGTCTTTCCCCAGTGAGCAAGGCCTATAGCCTGGAGCATCCTTGTGTCTCTATCCAGCAGGAGCCTAAAAATAGGCTGCCGTTCCAGCCTCCCCCACAGCCGCCCACGCCGAGCCAGGCCCTGCGCCCGCCAGCTCCTCCACAGCCCAGATTGTCTGCAGGCTGCCCCAGCTCCCGACCCCCCCACCTGGCTCCTCGGCCTCGGTCCCATCCTGGCCCCTGGGGACCCTGAGCTCAGTGCTCCCACCATTGGGCCTGCTGAGGCTCTGCCCTCCCATGCGGACTGGGCCCCGACCCCCCTGCACCTCCAAACTTTATGTCCTGCCCACTTGCCTGTTCTTGAGGGCATGCATTTTGGCGGGACAC contains these protein-coding regions:
- the SEMA7A gene encoding semaphorin-7A isoform X1, translating into MTPPPPGCASLGAQSTRVPGPLARSRLPLRLLLLLLLWTAAATQGHPKSGPRISAVWKGRAGQDWVDFGLSEPHIVLFHEPGSSAVWVGGRGKVYLFDFPEGKNASMRTVNIGSTKGSCLDKRDCENYITLLERQGEGLLICGTNARRPSCWRLVNGTVESLGERRGYAPFSPDENSLVLFDGDEVYSTIRKQEYNGKIPRFRRIQGEIELYTSDTVMQNPQFIKATIVHQDQAYDDKIYYFFREDNPDKNPEAPLNVSRVAQLCRGDQGGESSLSVSKWNTFLKAMLVCSDASTNKNFNRLQDVFLLPDPNGQWRDTRVYGVFSNPWNYSAVCVYSLGDIDKVFRTSSLKGYHASLPNPRPGKCLPDRQPIPTETFQVADSHPEVAQRVEPMGPSKAPLFHSKYHYQKVVVHRMQASRGETFHVLYLTTDRGTIHKVVESREQERSLVFNIMEIQPFHHPAAIQAMSLDTERRKLYVSSQWEVSQVPLDLCEVYSGGCHGCLMARDPYCGWDQGRCVSIYSSPGPVLQSINPKEPHTECPNPKPDSAPLQKVSLAPNSRYYLSCPVESRHATYSWRHEQNVEQSCEPGHQSPNCILFIENLTARQYGHYRCEAQEGSYFREAQHWELLPEDGATAEHLLGRARALATSLWLGVLPTLTLGLLVH
- the SEMA7A gene encoding semaphorin-7A isoform X2; translated protein: MTPPPPGCASLGAQSTRVPGPLARSRLPLRLLLLLLLWTAAATQGHPKSGPRISAVWKGRAGQDWVDFGLSEPHIVLFHEPGSSAVWVGGRGKVYLFDFPEGKNASMRTVNIGSTKGSCLDKRDCENYITLLERQGEGLLICGTNARRPSCWRLVNGTVESLGERRGYAPFSPDENSLVLFDGDEVYSTIRKQEYNGKIPRFRRIQGEIELYTSDTVMQNPQFIKATIVHQDQAYDDKIYYFFREDNPDKNPEAPLNVSRVAQLCRGDQGGESSLSVSKWNTFLKAMLVCSDASTNKNFNRLQDVFLLPDPNGQWRDTRVYGVFSNPWNYSAVCVYSLGDIDKVFRTSSLKGYHASLPNPRPGKCLPDRQPIPTETFQVADSHPEVAQRVEPMGPSKAPLFHSKYHYQKVVVHRMQASRGETFHVLYLTTDRGTIHKVVESREQERSLVFNIMEIQPFHHPAAIQAMSLDTERRKLYVSSQWEVSQVPLDLCEVYSGGCHGCLMARDPYCGWDQGRCVSIYSSPGYVGPNSLSRGAGEHGRRGAVGQCCSPLIQRSHTQSAPTPNQTVPHCRRFPLLQTLVTT